The proteins below are encoded in one region of Sulfolobus islandicus Y.N.15.51:
- the hisS gene encoding histidine--tRNA ligase — protein sequence MTKFETVRGMKDYIGIDAEKIRYLESTFRDLAIKYGYSEIITPVVEEFKLFALKGGEELRETMYVFKDKADRELSLRPEITPSVARAYIQNLQSSPKPIRLFYFGTVYRYDEPQYGRYREFRQAGIEMIGDSSILADLEVLDLLYNFYDKLNLSNDITIKINNIGIFRKIMDKYNIEDNLQEHILHLIDKNKINEALDILEKNLKNKDIIDFFYKILTKKDTKLEDIESLAELEEVSRLDIKSEFLYLFRLSRILSDLNIKFKIDLGFVRGLAYYTGLIFEVLHPSVQFSIAGGGRYDKLIELYGGLPSPAIGFAIGVERTLLVIKDLKVEEPVNVIVIGMSEDTIPSMFMVSRILRKEEYKVVINTKDQPLSKLLPYYASQGFKVAIIIGKQELEKNMITVRNLITRKQISVPLENIEDAIKQTL from the coding sequence ATGACAAAATTTGAAACAGTAAGAGGTATGAAAGACTATATTGGAATCGACGCAGAAAAAATTAGATATTTAGAATCTACCTTCAGAGACTTAGCAATAAAATATGGATATTCTGAAATTATAACTCCAGTAGTAGAAGAATTTAAACTGTTTGCGTTGAAGGGCGGGGAGGAGTTAAGGGAAACCATGTATGTGTTTAAGGATAAGGCAGATAGAGAGTTATCATTAAGGCCTGAAATAACACCAAGTGTAGCAAGAGCTTATATACAAAACTTACAGAGTTCACCCAAGCCGATAAGACTATTCTACTTTGGTACCGTTTATAGATATGATGAACCGCAATATGGCAGATATAGAGAATTTAGACAAGCTGGAATAGAGATGATAGGTGATTCTTCTATCTTAGCTGATCTAGAAGTACTAGACTTGTTATATAATTTTTATGATAAGCTTAATCTTTCTAATGATATAACTATTAAAATAAATAATATTGGCATATTTAGAAAAATAATGGACAAATATAATATTGAAGATAATTTACAAGAGCACATCTTGCATCTAATAGATAAGAACAAGATTAACGAAGCTCTAGATATCCTTGAAAAAAACCTAAAGAATAAAGATATAATAGACTTTTTTTATAAGATTCTAACTAAGAAGGATACAAAGCTAGAAGATATAGAGTCCCTAGCTGAATTAGAGGAAGTTTCAAGACTAGATATTAAAAGTGAATTTTTATATCTATTTCGATTGTCTAGGATTCTAAGCGACTTAAATATAAAATTTAAGATTGACTTAGGTTTTGTAAGAGGATTGGCATATTATACTGGATTAATATTTGAGGTTCTTCATCCCTCGGTACAGTTTAGTATTGCCGGAGGAGGTAGATATGATAAACTTATAGAACTTTATGGTGGCTTACCCTCACCTGCAATAGGATTTGCAATAGGAGTTGAGAGAACTTTATTAGTAATTAAAGACTTGAAAGTTGAAGAACCAGTAAATGTAATAGTAATAGGCATGTCAGAAGATACAATTCCATCCATGTTTATGGTATCGAGGATATTAAGAAAAGAAGAATATAAGGTAGTAATAAACACTAAAGATCAGCCTCTTTCAAAGCTATTACCTTACTACGCCTCACAAGGATTTAAAGTCGCGATAATAATAGGTAAGCAAGAATTGGAGAAAAATATGATAACTGTTAGAAATTTAATTACACGAAAACAGATTTCCGTTCCACTAGAGAACATTGAAGATGCAATAAAACAAACGTTATAA
- a CDS encoding tRNA-splicing endonuclease, translating to MKTITFMGNILIFDNVTIMSEKAETTLEKIYLALSSSKQLPSEIIYLVNWDKVDVFVDLKQRGRVTIDGIDEQSLIIKDKENGKYTAMVLIVDENEKVSFKKILDKLHQSKSMNLELYLSIVDKYGDVTYCTISEIKMSK from the coding sequence ATGAAAACAATAACTTTTATGGGGAATATACTTATTTTTGATAATGTGACTATAATGTCTGAGAAAGCTGAAACTACTTTAGAGAAGATATATTTAGCATTAAGCTCATCTAAACAGTTACCTAGTGAGATCATTTATCTTGTAAATTGGGATAAAGTTGATGTATTTGTTGACTTAAAGCAGAGAGGAAGAGTTACAATTGACGGTATAGATGAACAATCGCTTATAATAAAGGACAAGGAAAATGGAAAATATACTGCTATGGTTTTAATAGTAGATGAAAATGAAAAGGTAAGTTTTAAGAAAATATTAGATAAACTACATCAGTCGAAATCAATGAATTTAGAACTTTATCTTTCAATTGTTGATAAATATGGAGATGTAACATATTGCACAATATCTGAGATAAAAATGTCAAAGTGA
- a CDS encoding TFIIB-type zinc ribbon-containing protein → MECPVCGSNEIVWDNKNGEVVCSNCGIIIDNIYYSGRNESESTETIIISNKFYKDDILIKELRIKTFLKKNRIENKKTDQYEIILRSMLLDAQYKKIYKVLYDEGILSGLKAKSKLGLLIYFRFALNDRYLHQLKEFGIKNENLRKRLKRISRKRLTLIFDKLNEESDRI, encoded by the coding sequence ATGGAATGTCCTGTATGTGGTTCAAACGAAATAGTTTGGGATAATAAGAACGGGGAAGTTGTATGTAGTAATTGTGGTATAATTATTGATAATATTTACTATAGTGGGCGAAATGAATCAGAGAGTACAGAGACAATCATAATAAGCAATAAGTTCTATAAAGATGATATCTTAATTAAAGAATTAAGAATTAAGACTTTCTTAAAGAAGAATCGTATTGAAAACAAGAAAACAGATCAATATGAAATTATCTTAAGATCTATGTTACTTGATGCTCAATATAAAAAAATATATAAAGTGTTATATGACGAGGGTATTTTGAGTGGTTTAAAAGCTAAAAGTAAACTAGGTCTTCTAATTTATTTTAGATTTGCATTAAATGATCGATATTTGCATCAATTGAAAGAATTTGGTATAAAAAATGAAAATCTTAGAAAAAGACTTAAAAGAATTAGTAGGAAACGTTTAACATTAATTTTCGATAAACTCAACGAAGAAAGTGATCGGATCTGA
- the thsB gene encoding thermosome subunit beta translates to MATATVATTPEGIPVIILKEGSSRTYGKEALRANIAAVKAIEEALKSTYGPRGMDKMLVDSLGDITITNDGATILDKMDLQHPTGKLLVQIAKGQDEETADGTKTAVILAGELAKKAEDLLYKEIHPTIIVSGYKKAEEIALKTIQDIAQPVSINDTDVLRKVALTSLGSKAVAGAREYLADLVVKAVAQVAELRGDKWYVDLDNVQIVKKHGGSINDTQLVYGIVVDKEVVHPGMPKRIENAKIALLDASLEVEKPELDAEIRINDPTQMHKFLEEEENILKEKVDKIAATGANVVICQKGIDEVAQHYLAKKGILAVRRAKKSDLEKLARATGGRVISNIDELTSQDLGYAALVEERKVGEDKMVFVEGAKNPKSVSILIRGGLERVVDETERALRDALGTVADVIRDGRAVAGGGAVEIEIAKRLRKYAPQVGGKEQLAIEAYANAIEGLIMILAENAGLDPIDKLMQLRSLHENETNKWYGLNLFTGNPEDMWKLGVIEPALVKMNAIKAATEAVALVLRIDDIVAAGKKGGSEPGGKKEKEEKSSED, encoded by the coding sequence ATGGCAACAGCTACAGTTGCAACTACACCCGAAGGTATACCTGTAATAATTTTAAAAGAGGGATCAAGTAGAACATATGGAAAAGAAGCTTTAAGGGCTAATATTGCTGCAGTGAAAGCAATTGAAGAGGCATTAAAAAGCACCTATGGTCCACGTGGAATGGACAAGATGCTTGTTGATAGTTTAGGAGATATTACAATAACAAATGATGGAGCTACTATTCTTGATAAAATGGATTTACAACACCCAACAGGTAAGCTTTTAGTTCAGATAGCTAAAGGACAAGACGAGGAAACAGCTGATGGCACTAAAACTGCTGTAATTCTAGCTGGAGAATTAGCTAAAAAAGCAGAAGATCTTTTATATAAGGAGATTCATCCAACAATAATTGTAAGCGGATATAAGAAGGCAGAAGAGATTGCATTAAAGACCATCCAAGATATAGCACAACCGGTCAGCATAAATGATACTGACGTACTTAGGAAAGTAGCATTAACATCCTTAGGCAGTAAGGCAGTAGCAGGTGCACGAGAGTATTTGGCTGACCTTGTGGTTAAAGCAGTGGCACAAGTAGCAGAATTAAGAGGAGATAAGTGGTATGTTGATCTAGATAATGTACAAATAGTTAAAAAACATGGTGGTAGCATTAATGATACTCAATTAGTATACGGCATAGTAGTTGATAAGGAAGTTGTACATCCGGGCATGCCAAAGAGGATTGAAAATGCTAAGATAGCGCTTTTAGACGCTTCATTAGAAGTTGAGAAACCCGAATTGGATGCAGAAATAAGAATTAACGATCCAACACAGATGCACAAATTCTTAGAAGAAGAAGAAAACATATTGAAAGAAAAAGTAGATAAGATTGCAGCTACTGGTGCTAACGTTGTAATATGCCAGAAAGGTATCGATGAAGTTGCACAACACTATTTAGCTAAGAAAGGTATATTAGCTGTTAGGAGAGCCAAGAAGAGTGATTTAGAGAAATTAGCTAGAGCTACCGGAGGTAGAGTCATATCAAATATTGATGAATTAACTTCACAAGATCTAGGTTATGCCGCATTAGTGGAAGAGAGAAAAGTAGGAGAGGATAAGATGGTATTCGTAGAAGGTGCAAAGAATCCAAAATCAGTTAGTATACTAATAAGAGGAGGATTAGAGAGAGTAGTAGATGAGACTGAAAGAGCTCTTAGGGACGCTTTAGGTACAGTGGCAGATGTAATAAGGGATGGTAGAGCAGTAGCTGGTGGTGGAGCTGTTGAGATAGAGATAGCTAAGAGATTAAGAAAGTATGCCCCACAAGTTGGTGGCAAAGAGCAATTAGCAATTGAAGCATATGCTAATGCAATAGAAGGACTTATCATGATATTGGCGGAAAATGCAGGATTAGATCCTATAGACAAATTAATGCAATTAAGAAGCCTTCACGAGAATGAGACCAATAAATGGTATGGACTTAATTTATTTACTGGAAATCCAGAGGATATGTGGAAATTAGGTGTTATTGAACCGGCATTAGTGAAAATGAATGCAATTAAGGCTGCAACAGAAGCAGTAGCATTAGTGTTAAGAATAGACGATATTGTAGCAGCTGGAAAGAAGGGTGGAAGTGAGCCAGGCGGTAAGAAAGAGAAAGAAGAAAAGTCCTCTGAAGACTAA
- a CDS encoding ATP-binding protein, with the protein MNKNLWVPILLIVLGIGILFHNLININLVFFMVPIIIVIIISFIFRNSLKLHINKYILKNGIFQIVYDNTCVCGVAMKITGKIEPTSNKNDIEKELKDFINAIARKDSEFKFTIFTIVEKNKLGSSIIIYKILENSADTRLDSFMEEVNNLLVLAKAIAPHLEFKVIQPSKNVLPIPMTFGNYPFLTVSEITYTNPINSNNIVSEDFDVEIGEATNGTVTSKVGIRVKDITRHIGIFGSTGSGKTNTAILLASQLHTKGVKVIILDWHGEYAQFLKNDFRVYDEETIVKINPLHLIDLDVEDTVDIIGDVLQLTDPQRFLLYTILLKLKSYRKFSINQLLEVINNIEDTSYWMRDVKYALLRKIFILFIPTASKLFSTIDEISLNEFPDYLMTSTVINLGFISNLKLRKLYSLFLIKLIVESYIRYKITQQTLVILDEAQNYFNKEGNEFIDRLASEIRKYNIGLCFITQSPSLLSQNVLKNTNIKIIHSIKSDIDKKAIRDTLSLDERLTQSLDKLDVGEAVISAPNLKVPIIIKIKKMS; encoded by the coding sequence ATGAATAAAAATCTTTGGGTTCCTATATTACTCATAGTTCTGGGAATTGGTATTCTGTTTCATAATTTAATTAATATTAACTTAGTGTTTTTCATGGTACCAATTATAATAGTGATAATTATTTCGTTTATTTTTAGAAATTCTTTAAAATTACATATAAATAAATATATTCTAAAAAATGGAATCTTCCAAATCGTTTACGACAATACTTGCGTTTGCGGTGTTGCTATGAAAATAACAGGTAAAATTGAACCAACTTCGAATAAAAACGATATAGAAAAAGAACTTAAAGACTTTATAAATGCGATAGCCAGAAAAGATTCTGAATTTAAGTTCACAATATTCACTATAGTAGAAAAAAATAAACTAGGTTCTTCAATTATAATTTATAAGATATTAGAGAATTCTGCTGATACAAGACTAGATAGTTTTATGGAAGAAGTAAATAATTTATTGGTGCTAGCAAAAGCCATAGCTCCGCATTTAGAGTTTAAAGTTATTCAACCATCAAAAAACGTACTTCCAATTCCAATGACCTTTGGGAACTACCCTTTTTTAACGGTGTCAGAGATAACCTACACCAATCCTATTAACTCTAATAATATTGTATCTGAGGATTTTGACGTAGAGATAGGAGAGGCTACTAATGGAACAGTAACATCAAAGGTAGGTATAAGAGTAAAGGACATAACAAGACATATAGGCATATTTGGGAGTACTGGATCTGGAAAGACAAATACGGCGATACTTTTAGCTTCTCAATTACACACCAAAGGTGTTAAGGTGATTATATTAGATTGGCATGGTGAATATGCTCAATTCCTTAAAAACGATTTTAGAGTTTATGATGAGGAAACTATAGTAAAAATAAATCCGTTGCACTTGATAGATCTGGACGTAGAGGATACAGTAGATATTATTGGAGATGTTTTACAATTAACAGATCCACAACGATTTTTACTTTATACTATATTATTAAAACTAAAAAGTTATAGAAAATTCTCAATTAATCAGTTATTAGAAGTTATTAATAATATTGAGGATACCTCATACTGGATGAGAGACGTAAAATATGCGTTGCTTAGAAAAATATTTATCTTATTTATACCGACTGCTTCAAAATTATTTTCTACTATAGATGAAATTTCCCTTAATGAGTTCCCAGACTATTTGATGACTTCTACAGTCATAAACTTAGGATTTATTTCGAATCTTAAACTTAGGAAATTGTATTCATTATTCCTAATAAAACTTATAGTGGAAAGTTATATAAGATATAAGATAACTCAACAGACTCTTGTCATTCTAGATGAAGCTCAAAATTATTTCAATAAGGAAGGAAATGAATTTATAGATAGATTAGCCTCTGAGATCAGAAAATATAATATAGGCCTATGCTTTATTACACAATCGCCTTCACTACTTTCACAGAATGTGTTAAAAAATACAAATATCAAGATTATTCATTCAATAAAATCTGATATTGATAAGAAGGCTATTAGAGATACGTTATCACTTGATGAAAGGCTTACACAAAGTTTAGATAAACTAGACGTAGGCGAGGCAGTAATAAGCGCGCCAAATCTAAAAGTTCCTATAATAATTAAAATTAAAAAAATGTCTTAG
- a CDS encoding 30S ribosomal protein S17e, with the protein MGNIYTKDIKRIVKEIYNQYKDEIKDDYNTNKQIVVRYVDVKSKKVRNRIAGYLTRYYKIMKEKETSPTEEKEEISEEI; encoded by the coding sequence ATGGGTAATATATACACTAAAGATATAAAAAGAATAGTAAAGGAGATATATAACCAATATAAAGATGAAATAAAAGATGATTATAATACAAATAAACAAATAGTTGTTAGGTATGTTGATGTAAAGTCAAAGAAAGTGAGGAACAGAATAGCGGGATATCTTACAAGGTATTATAAAATCATGAAAGAAAAAGAGACTTCTCCAACTGAAGAGAAGGAGGAAATATCAGAAGAGATCTAG
- the fbp gene encoding fructose-1,6-bisphosphate aldolase/phosphatase, with protein MKTTLSVIKADIGSLAGHHVVHPDTIAAANKILAEAKRNNVISDYYITYVGDDLQLIMTHNRGELDTKVHETAWNAFKEAAKVAKDLGLYAAGQDLLSDSFSGNLRGMGPGIAEMEFEERPAEPVVIFMADKTEPGAYNLPLYKIFADPFNTAGLVIDPTMHEGYKFEVLDVYEGESIILNTPEETYDLLALIGTPSRYIVRRVYRKADNLQASVVSVERLNLIAGKYVGKDDPVMVVRAQHGLPALGEILEAFTVPYLVPGWMRGSHYGPLMPVSQKDARATRFDGPPRLVGLGFNIKNGKLVGPTDLFDDPAFDEVRRTAVIIADYIRKHGPFMPHRLEPQEMEYTTLPLVIEKLKNRFKKETDMYKTKPSVYSHESSHE; from the coding sequence ATGAAAACTACACTTAGTGTGATCAAAGCCGATATAGGAAGCCTAGCTGGACATCATGTTGTTCACCCTGATACTATAGCTGCAGCTAATAAGATATTAGCAGAAGCTAAAAGGAATAACGTAATTTCCGATTATTACATAACTTATGTTGGAGACGATTTACAATTAATAATGACTCATAATAGAGGAGAACTAGATACTAAAGTTCATGAAACAGCCTGGAATGCCTTTAAAGAAGCTGCGAAAGTAGCTAAGGATTTAGGATTATATGCTGCAGGGCAAGATTTGCTTTCAGATTCCTTTTCTGGAAATCTTAGAGGAATGGGTCCTGGAATTGCTGAAATGGAATTTGAGGAGAGACCTGCTGAACCAGTGGTTATTTTTATGGCTGATAAGACTGAGCCTGGTGCATATAATCTACCATTATATAAAATATTTGCAGACCCATTCAATACTGCTGGGCTAGTAATAGATCCAACCATGCATGAAGGATATAAATTTGAAGTTTTAGATGTATATGAAGGAGAGTCAATAATTTTAAACACACCAGAAGAGACTTACGATCTACTTGCGTTAATAGGAACCCCTAGCAGATACATTGTTAGAAGAGTTTATAGAAAGGCCGATAATTTACAAGCCTCAGTTGTTTCTGTAGAAAGATTGAATCTAATAGCTGGCAAATACGTAGGCAAAGACGATCCAGTTATGGTAGTAAGAGCTCAACACGGTTTGCCTGCGTTAGGAGAAATCTTAGAAGCATTTACAGTACCTTATTTGGTACCGGGGTGGATGAGAGGTAGTCACTATGGACCTCTTATGCCAGTATCACAAAAGGATGCGAGAGCCACAAGGTTCGATGGTCCTCCTAGGTTAGTAGGTTTAGGATTTAACATCAAAAATGGGAAACTAGTAGGGCCTACTGATTTATTTGATGATCCTGCATTTGATGAGGTAAGGAGAACAGCTGTAATAATTGCAGATTACATTAGGAAACATGGCCCATTTATGCCTCATAGATTAGAGCCACAAGAAATGGAGTACACCACACTCCCATTAGTAATAGAGAAGTTAAAGAATAGATTTAAGAAAGAGACAGATATGTATAAAACTAAACCAAGCGTATATTCACACGAAAGTTCGCATGAATAA
- a CDS encoding ribosome biogenesis/translation initiation ATPase RLI — MFVKVAVINYDFCKPDKCNLECINFCPVDRSGGKAIELSDIVKGKPVIYEETCIGCGICVKKCPYEAISIVNLPDELEGEVIHRYKVNGFKLFGLPTPKNNTILGVLGKNGVGKTTVLKIVAGELIPNFGDPNSKLGKDEVLKKFRGKELYNYFKELYNNGLKIIHKIQYVEYASKFLKGTVNEILTKIDERGKKDEVKELLNMANLWNKDANVLSGGGLQRLLIAVSLLREADIYIFDEPSFYLDVRERMNMAKAIRELLKNKYVMVVDHDLIVLDYLTDLIHIIYGESSVYGRVSKSYAARVGINNFLKGYLPAENMKIRPDEIRFMLKEISDLDLSKDLKTKMKWTKIIKKLGDFQLVVNEGEAKEGEIIGILGPNGIGKTTFARILVGEISADEGSVTPEKQILSYKPQRILPNYDGTVQQYLENVSKDTLSTSSWFFEEVTKRLNLHRLLESNVNDLSGGELQKLYIAATLAKEADLYVLDEPSSYLDVEERYIVAKAIKRVVRERKAVTFIIDHDLSIHDYIADRIIVFKGEPEKAGFATSPVTLKTGMNEFLRELEVTFRRDAETGRPRVNKIGSYLDRVQKERGEYYSMVLSTQ, encoded by the coding sequence GTGTTCGTGAAAGTTGCCGTAATAAATTATGACTTTTGTAAGCCAGATAAATGTAACTTAGAATGTATAAACTTCTGTCCTGTTGACAGATCTGGAGGAAAAGCAATAGAACTATCGGACATTGTTAAAGGGAAACCAGTAATTTATGAAGAAACCTGTATAGGTTGTGGAATATGTGTGAAGAAATGTCCATACGAAGCGATATCGATTGTAAACTTGCCAGACGAGTTGGAAGGGGAGGTTATACACAGATACAAAGTAAATGGATTTAAATTGTTTGGCTTACCAACGCCTAAAAATAATACGATATTAGGAGTATTAGGAAAGAATGGAGTAGGGAAAACTACAGTGCTTAAAATAGTGGCTGGTGAATTAATTCCGAATTTTGGTGATCCTAATTCCAAATTAGGTAAGGATGAAGTATTAAAAAAGTTTAGAGGTAAGGAATTATATAATTATTTTAAGGAATTATATAATAATGGGCTAAAAATAATACATAAGATTCAATACGTTGAGTACGCTTCAAAATTCCTTAAAGGTACAGTAAACGAAATTTTGACAAAGATAGACGAAAGAGGGAAAAAAGATGAAGTTAAAGAACTTCTAAATATGGCTAATCTTTGGAATAAGGATGCTAATGTACTTTCTGGAGGAGGTCTTCAACGATTATTAATAGCTGTTTCACTATTAAGAGAAGCAGATATATATATATTTGACGAACCTTCCTTTTATCTAGATGTTAGGGAAAGAATGAATATGGCTAAAGCAATTAGAGAATTATTAAAGAATAAATATGTTATGGTTGTTGATCATGACTTGATAGTTTTAGATTATCTTACAGATCTGATACACATAATTTATGGAGAAAGTTCAGTATATGGAAGGGTATCAAAATCTTATGCAGCGAGAGTTGGCATAAATAATTTTCTAAAAGGATATTTACCAGCGGAAAATATGAAAATAAGACCAGACGAAATAAGGTTTATGCTAAAAGAGATTAGTGATTTAGATCTCTCTAAAGATCTAAAAACAAAAATGAAATGGACTAAGATAATCAAGAAGTTAGGTGATTTTCAGCTAGTAGTAAATGAAGGAGAGGCTAAAGAGGGAGAAATAATCGGAATTTTAGGACCAAACGGGATAGGAAAGACAACTTTTGCAAGAATATTAGTTGGTGAAATTTCAGCAGATGAAGGCTCTGTAACTCCTGAAAAACAAATATTATCTTATAAACCACAACGAATTTTACCTAATTACGATGGAACTGTTCAACAGTACTTAGAAAACGTAAGCAAAGATACACTTTCTACGTCATCATGGTTCTTCGAAGAAGTAACTAAGAGACTTAACTTACATAGGTTACTAGAGTCTAATGTGAATGATCTAAGTGGAGGTGAGTTACAGAAATTGTATATAGCAGCGACTTTAGCGAAAGAGGCTGATCTTTATGTTTTAGATGAACCTTCTTCTTATCTTGATGTCGAAGAGAGGTATATCGTTGCTAAAGCTATAAAGAGAGTTGTGAGAGAGAGAAAAGCAGTAACCTTTATCATAGATCATGATCTTTCAATACATGACTATATAGCGGATAGAATTATTGTTTTCAAAGGAGAGCCAGAGAAAGCTGGATTTGCTACATCTCCAGTAACACTAAAAACGGGAATGAACGAATTTTTGAGAGAATTAGAGGTAACGTTCAGAAGAGATGCTGAGACTGGAAGACCTAGAGTAAATAAAATCGGAAGTTACTTAGATAGGGTCCAGAAAGAAAGAGGAGAGTATTACTCCATGGTTCTTTCTACCCAGTAA
- a CDS encoding IS1-like element ISC796 family transposase, which produces MGRKPVFRQDVSCPSCGSHHVVKCGRPLGRQKFLCRDCGKYFLGDASYHHHSRKLREEALRMYANGMSMRAISRVLNVPLGTVFTWIKRYGRKKHEKLVELWGRAKELVKGKVVAKVVDEMWTYLYKNARAFYKWVFTCYVYTKLGVYLIYSVGDRDESTFLEVKKYLPDEGRWVSDDYNLYFWLKDHTVVSPVNPNESFHSSLRDRLIRFKRATKAVNRSIRTMMYSIALVLWERRLIPEFVA; this is translated from the coding sequence ATGGGTAGGAAGCCTGTATTTAGGCAAGACGTTTCTTGTCCCTCTTGTGGTAGTCATCATGTTGTTAAGTGTGGTAGGCCTTTGGGTAGGCAGAAGTTTTTGTGTAGGGATTGTGGTAAGTACTTCTTGGGTGATGCTAGTTATCATCATCATTCTAGGAAGTTGAGGGAGGAGGCTTTGAGAATGTATGCTAATGGTATGAGTATGAGGGCTATTTCTAGGGTGCTTAACGTACCTCTTGGTACTGTTTTCACTTGGATTAAGCGTTATGGTAGGAAAAAGCATGAGAAGTTGGTTGAGTTGTGGGGTAGGGCTAAGGAGCTGGTCAAGGGTAAGGTTGTTGCTAAGGTTGTTGATGAGATGTGGACTTACTTGTACAAGAATGCTAGGGCTTTTTACAAGTGGGTTTTCACTTGTTACGTGTACACGAAGCTGGGAGTTTACCTCATTTACTCTGTGGGGGATAGGGATGAGAGTACTTTCCTTGAGGTCAAAAAGTATTTGCCTGACGAGGGTAGATGGGTGAGCGATGATTATAACTTGTACTTCTGGTTGAAAGACCACACGGTTGTCTCGCCAGTTAACCCGAACGAGTCCTTTCATTCCTCATTAAGGGATAGGCTAATTAGATTCAAGAGAGCAACGAAGGCAGTAAATAGGAGCATTCGCACCATGATGTACTCCATAGCCCTAGTCTTATGGGAGAGAAGGTTAATCCCAGAATTTGTAGCTTAA